One stretch of Cygnus olor isolate bCygOlo1 chromosome 1, bCygOlo1.pri.v2, whole genome shotgun sequence DNA includes these proteins:
- the ATP5PO gene encoding ATP synthase subunit O, mitochondrial, which translates to MAAAAAAGLALKVRQLSTSAARPVSRLVKPPVQVYGLEGRYATALYSAATKQKKLEQVEKELLRVWTLLKDPKLSSVVMNPHTKSAVKQKAVNDALAKEKMSPITVNLMNLLAENGRLRYTPGIVSAFGKIMSAYRGEVLCTVTTAQPLDDASLTDLKSALNGFLAKGEVLKLETKTDPSVLGGMIVNIGEKYVDMSTKTKIQKLTKIMRETV; encoded by the exons atggcggcggcggcggcggcggggctggccCTGAAG GTGCGGCAGCTGAGCACGTCGGCGGCGAGGCCGGTGTCCAGGCTGGTCAAG ccccccgtgCAGGTGTACGGGCTGGAGGGCCGCTACGCCACGGCGCTGTACTCGGCCGCCACCAAGCAGAAGaagctggagcaggtggagaaGGAGCTGCTCCGCGTGTGG ACTCTTTTGAAGGACCCCAAACTGTCCAGTGTTGTTATGAACCCTCATACCAAGAGCGCAGTTaaacaaaaagctgtaaatGATGCTTTAGCAAAAGAGAAGATGTCCCCTATTACTGTCAACCTGATGA ACTTGCTTGCTGAAAACGGTCGCTTGCGCTACACTCCAGGCATTGTTTCTGCCTTTGGGAAGATCATGAGCGCGTACCGAGGAGAGGTGCTGTGCACGGTCACCACTGCACAG CCCTTGGATGATGCCAGTCTTACTGACCTGAAAAGTGCTCTGAATGGATTCTTGGCGAAGGGAGAGGTCTTGAAGCTGGAGACCAAG acTGATCCTTCGGTCCTTGGTGGAATGATTGTCAATATTGGGGAGAAGTATGTGGATATGTCGACAAAGACAAAGATCCAGAAACTCACCAAAATCATGAGAGAGACTGTCTAG